A single Numenius arquata chromosome 1, bNumArq3.hap1.1, whole genome shotgun sequence DNA region contains:
- the TMEM47 gene encoding transmembrane protein 47 gives MASAGSGMEEVRVSVLTPLKLVGLVCIFLALCLDLGAVLSPAWVTADHQYYLSLWESCRKPGNLDSWLCESTLHSDWQIATLALLLGGAAIILIAFLVGLISICVGSRRRFYRPVAVMLFAAVVLQVCSLVLYPIKFIETVSLKIYHEFNWGYGLAWGATIFSFGGAILYCLNPKNYEDYY, from the exons ATGGCTTCGGCCGGCAGCGGCATGGAGGAGGTGCGCGTCTCGGTGCTGACCCCGCTgaagctggtggggctggtgtgCATCTTCCTGGCGCTGTGCCTGGACCTGGGAGCCGTGCTCAGCCCCGCCTGGGTGACGGCGGACCATCAGTACTACCTGTCCCTCTGGGAGTCCTGCCGCAAGCCCGGCAACTTGGACAGCTGGCTCTGCGAGTCGACGCTGCACAGCG ACTGGCAGATAGCTACTCTTGCTTTGCTGTTGGGTGGTGCTGCCATCATTCTCATAGCTTTCCTGGTTGGGTTGATCTCTATCTGCGTGGGATCTCGGAGGCGGTTCTACAGACCAGTTGCAGTCATGCTCTTTGCTGCAG ttgttcttcAGGTGTGCAGCTTAGTCCTTTACCCAATCAAGTTCATCGAAACGGTCAGCTTGAAAATATACCATGAGTTCAACTGGGGCTATGGCCTGGCTTGGGGCGCAACTATATTTTCATTTGGGGGTGCCATTCTTTATTGCCTGAACCCTAAGAACTATGAAGACTATTACTAG